In Lacibacter sp. H375, one DNA window encodes the following:
- a CDS encoding nitrilase family protein — translation MSHLTFTLIQANLHWEDKAANLQMLEETINSIQHPTQIIVLPEMFNTGFSMKPEELAEDMNGPTVEWMKKIAAEKRVIITGSLMVKEIETSETGEAGPTHYYNRLIWMLPNGQHGVYDKRHLFAYADEDKHYTAGTKRLIASVNGWKINLMVCYDLRFPVWARQQSKDDEPEYDVLIYVANWPERRVHAWKTLLTARAIENQSYVIGVNRTGNDGNSIYHSGNSMVIDAMGEVIFEKEHDEDVFTVTLSKEKLEEIRHKLPFLKDGDAFSILP, via the coding sequence ATGAGTCATCTTACATTCACACTCATTCAAGCAAATCTTCATTGGGAAGATAAGGCAGCCAACCTGCAGATGCTGGAAGAGACGATCAATTCTATTCAACATCCTACGCAGATCATTGTGCTTCCGGAAATGTTCAACACCGGTTTCAGTATGAAGCCTGAAGAACTGGCTGAAGACATGAATGGTCCAACAGTTGAATGGATGAAAAAGATCGCCGCAGAAAAACGTGTGATTATAACGGGTAGTTTGATGGTGAAAGAAATTGAAACAAGTGAAACCGGCGAAGCAGGGCCAACTCATTATTACAACCGCCTTATCTGGATGTTACCAAATGGCCAACACGGCGTGTATGATAAACGTCACTTGTTTGCTTATGCAGATGAAGACAAACATTATACAGCAGGAACAAAACGTTTGATTGCATCTGTGAATGGCTGGAAGATCAACCTGATGGTGTGTTATGATCTGCGGTTCCCTGTTTGGGCAAGGCAGCAATCAAAAGATGATGAACCCGAGTATGATGTATTGATCTATGTTGCGAACTGGCCCGAACGAAGAGTGCATGCATGGAAAACATTACTTACTGCAAGAGCCATCGAAAATCAAAGCTATGTAATTGGCGTGAACCGTACAGGTAATGATGGTAACAGCATTTATCATAGTGGCAACAGTATGGTCATTGATGCAATGGGTGAAGTGATTTTTGAAAAAGAACATGACGAAGATGTATTCACCGTTACACTCTCCAAAGAAAAACTTGAAGAGATACGTCATAAACTTCCTTTCTTAAAAGACGGAGATGCGTTCAGCATTCTTCCATAA
- a CDS encoding lipid A deacylase LpxR family protein: protein MLKPAIVTLLLISCFAFVRAQDSANVYTKEFTLITENDNYNFTKKDRYYSNGLFLRYQWLAKNRSSSRLAGKLHRIEAGQMIYNPHLNRRSLEQVLEQQDRPYAGWLYASYGQTNVFNDERVLQFDGTVGILGPGAKGKEVQTNYHKIIGLYKLYGWENQLQNEMGVNASVRYYQPLIAATKNFSLHAAGKATLGNTFTNASAGVLLKLGKLEDEQYSAYWTGRLGQSKQQQRNKTEFIFFLEPTLMAQAYNATVQGGLFREDKGNYTSELNPFIYIVKTGIILSNRQTSFSAYYHIKQREAKTMIEPFEVYGAFAISIRFR from the coding sequence ATGTTGAAACCAGCCATTGTAACCCTCCTTCTTATTTCCTGTTTTGCCTTTGTTCGGGCTCAGGATTCAGCCAATGTTTATACAAAAGAGTTTACATTAATAACCGAGAATGATAATTACAATTTCACTAAGAAGGATCGTTACTATTCCAATGGGCTTTTTCTACGCTATCAGTGGTTGGCAAAAAATCGCTCATCCTCAAGACTGGCTGGCAAACTGCATCGTATTGAAGCGGGACAAATGATCTATAATCCTCATCTCAATCGTCGTTCTCTGGAACAGGTGCTTGAGCAACAGGACCGTCCTTATGCAGGCTGGTTGTACGCCAGCTACGGACAAACAAATGTGTTTAACGATGAGCGTGTCTTGCAATTCGATGGAACAGTTGGTATTCTTGGTCCCGGTGCAAAAGGAAAAGAAGTACAAACAAACTATCATAAGATCATTGGTCTGTATAAACTTTATGGCTGGGAAAACCAGTTGCAAAACGAAATGGGTGTAAACGCATCGGTTCGTTATTATCAACCATTGATCGCTGCTACAAAAAACTTTAGTCTTCATGCAGCTGGTAAAGCAACATTAGGAAATACATTTACCAATGCATCCGCCGGTGTGTTATTAAAGCTTGGCAAGCTGGAAGATGAACAGTACAGCGCATACTGGACTGGCCGACTCGGGCAAAGCAAACAACAGCAGCGTAATAAAACTGAATTCATCTTTTTCCTAGAGCCAACACTTATGGCGCAGGCGTATAATGCAACTGTGCAGGGCGGTCTATTCCGTGAGGATAAAGGGAACTATACGTCAGAGCTGAATCCGTTCATTTATATCGTTAAGACAGGGATCATACTTTCAAACCGTCAGACTTCCTTCTCAGCTTACTATCATATCAAACAACGGGAAGCAAAAACTATGATCGAACCGTTTGAAGTGTACGGTGCTTTTGCAATCAGCATCCGCTTTCGTTAA
- a CDS encoding regulatory protein RecX, which translates to MYKQQLTKEQAHQKAKHYCAYQERCHSVVKEKLYGFGLRKSDVEELLSKLIEEDYLNEERFATQFAGGRFRMKQWGRVKIKYELKQKYVSEYLIKKAMKAIDEEDYWATAQKLFDQKLKQLKGETNIFIRKKKLTDYLMQKGYEQNIISELLR; encoded by the coding sequence ATGTACAAACAACAGCTCACCAAAGAACAGGCACACCAGAAGGCAAAGCATTACTGTGCTTACCAGGAGCGTTGCCACAGTGTGGTAAAGGAAAAACTATATGGCTTCGGATTGCGTAAATCTGATGTGGAGGAGTTGTTGTCGAAACTCATTGAGGAAGATTACCTTAACGAAGAACGTTTTGCCACACAGTTTGCCGGTGGCCGTTTCCGCATGAAGCAATGGGGACGGGTAAAGATCAAGTATGAACTCAAACAAAAGTATGTAAGTGAGTACCTGATCAAAAAAGCTATGAAAGCTATTGATGAAGAAGATTACTGGGCTACAGCACAAAAACTGTTTGACCAGAAATTGAAACAACTGAAAGGCGAAACTAACATCTTCATCCGCAAAAAGAAGCTCACCGATTATTTAATGCAAAAAGGCTATGAACAAAACATCATTAGCGAATTGTTACGTTAA